One genomic segment of Vulpes lagopus strain Blue_001 chromosome 9, ASM1834538v1, whole genome shotgun sequence includes these proteins:
- the ARC gene encoding activity-regulated cytoskeleton-associated protein, translating to MELDHMTSGGLHAYPGPRGGPAAKPNVILQIGKCRAEMLEHVRRTHRHLLTEVSKQVERELKGLHRSVGKLESNLDGYVPSGDSQRWRKSIKACLCRCQETIANLERWVKREMHVWREVFYRLERWADRLESMGGKYPVGNEPARHTVSVGVGGPEGYCQEADGYDYTVSPYAITPPPAAGELPGQEPAEAQQYPPWGPGEDGQPSPGVDTQIFEDPREFLSHLEEYLRQVGGSEEYWLSQIQNHMNGPAKKWWEFKQGSVKNWVEFKKEFLQYSEGTLSREAIQRELDLPQKQGEPLDQFLWRKRDLYQTLYVDAEEEEIIQYVVGTLQPKLKRFLRHPLPKTLEQLIQRGMEVQDGLEQAAEPAGPRLPAEDEAEALTPALTSESVASDRTQPE from the coding sequence ATGGAGCTGGACCACATGACGAGCGGCGGCCTCCACGCCTAccccgggccgcggggcgggcCGGCGGCCAAGCCCAACGTGATCCTGCAGATCGGTAAGTGCCGGGCCGAGATGCTGGAGCACGTGCGCAGGACCCACCGGCACCTGCTGACCGAGGTGTCCAAGCAGGTGGAGCGGGAGCTGAAGGGGTTGCACAGGTCGGTGGGGAAGCTGGAGAGCAACCTGGACGGCTACGTGCCCAGCGGCGACTCGCAGCGCTGGAGGAAGTCCATCAAGGCCTGCCTGTGCCGCTGCCAGGAGACCATCGCCAACCTGGAGCGCTGGGTCAAGCGGGAGATGCACGTGTGGCGGGAGGTCTTCTACCGGCTGGAGAGGTGGGCCGACCGCCTGGAGTCCATGGGCGGCAAGTACCCCGTGGGCAACGAGCCGGCCCGCCACACCGTCTCGGTGGGCGTCGGGGGGCCCGAGGGCTACTGCCAGGAGGCCGACGGCTACGACTACACGGTCAGCCCCTACGCCATcaccccgccgcccgccgccggggAGCTGCCCGGCCAGGAGCCCGCCGAGGCCCAGCAGTACCCGCCCTGGGGCCCCGGTGAGGACGGGCAGCCCAGCCCCGGTGTGGACACGCAGATCTTCGAGGATCCCAGGGAGTTCCTCAGCCACCTGGAGGAGTACCTGCGACAGGTGGGCGGCTCCGAGGAGTACTGGCTGTCACAGATCCAGAACCACATGAACGGGCCGGCCAAGAAGTGGTGGGAGTTCAAGCAGGGCTCCGTGAAGAACTGGGTGGAGTTCAAGAAAGAGTTCCTGCAGTACAGCGAGGGCACGCTGTCCCGGGAGGCCATCCAGCGCGAGCTGGACCTGccgcagaagcagggggagccgCTGGACCAGTTCCTGTGGCGCAAGCGGGACCTGTACCAGACGCTCTACGTGGACGCCGAGGAGGAGGAGATCATCCAGTACGTGGTGGGCACCCTGCAGCCCAAACTCAAGCGCTTCCTGCGCCACCCGCTGCCCAAGACCCTGGAGCAGCTCATCCAGAGGGGCATGGAAGTGCAGGACGGCCTGGAGCAGGCGGCCGAGCCCGCgggcccccgcctccccgccgaGGACGAGGCCGAGGCCCTCACGCCAGCCCTCACCAGCGAGTCTGTAGCCAGTGACCGGACCCAGCCCGAATAG